In a single window of the Montipora capricornis isolate CH-2021 chromosome 11, ASM3666992v2, whole genome shotgun sequence genome:
- the LOC138023281 gene encoding platelet-derived growth factor receptor alpha-like, whose translation MWLTAGQGLVLDWIAGPSQSGAADGTKTNKLYENTSCSTCAAGHEETFASGNSNSATPLICFASTSAEDYKEATTYSNNECVIPFIATGFPTTSWAGQQKALTSGNNECTIPMLSVPSMSEEENDETIPSGNIKCTIPFISTFPASEGDDREDLIGDVSDESGIPLISCSSAGNKETITDRNNAIPLIVVSSSASNQEDIPSDNTGDECDEDCELFAPLDLIKLAWQIARGMSYLSQKGLVHRDLAARNILVGHGKKVKIGDFGLMRQLYHEEYEANNQKKLPVKWMAPESIFEEIVTTKSDVWSYGVVLWEVATLGGSPYAQFSHKQFLESLKRGYRLEKPDMCTERVYALMTDCWNQDPDERPSFQRLYKRLDAMLEEQGDYFDFGKKDESKYYYTTQESKTAEVDELDNPDVGSNAPEADEPAKLQVENPLSVSNASFII comes from the exons atgtg gtTGACCGCTGGCCAGGGATTGGTTCTTGactggatcgcaggcccaagccag AGTGGTGCAGCAGATGGGACTAAAACAAATAAGTTGTATGAAAACACCTCCTGCTCCACATGTGCTGCAGGACATGAGGAAACCTTCGCTTCTGGCAACAGTAATTCTGCAACACCCTTGATCTGCTTCGCGTCTACATCAGCAGAAGATTACAAAGAAGCAACTACCTATAGCAACAATGAATGTGTAATACCCTTTATTGCCACTGGCTTCCCTACCACCTCTTGGGCAGGACAGCAAAAAGCCCTCACTTCTGGCAACAATGAATGCACAATACCCATGTTAAGCGTTCCTTCGATGTCTGAAGAAGAAAATGATGAAACTATTCCTTCTGGAAACATTAAATGCACAATACCTTTTATCAGCACCTTTCCTGCATCGGAAGGAGACGATCGAGAAGACCTCATTGGCGATGTCAGTGATGAAAGTGGGATTCCTTTGATCAGCTGCTCTTCAGCAGGAAATAAAGAAACCATCACTGATAGGAATAATGCGATACCTTTGATAGTAGTTTCGTCATCAGCATCCAACCAGGAAGATATTCCCTCTGATAATACAGGAGATGAATGTGATGAGGATTGTGAGTTGTTTGCTCCACTTGATCTTATTAAACTTGCCTGGCAGATTGCACGAGGCATG AGCTATCTTTCCCAGAAGGGCCTAGTCCACAGGGACCTAGCAGCAAGGAACATTCTCGTGGGCCATGGTAAGAAAGTCAAGATTGGTGACTTCGGATTGATGCGGCAATTGTACCATGAGGAGTATGAAGCAAACAATCAGAAGAAACTGCCTGTGAAGTGGATGGCTCCCGAGTCAATTTTTGAAGAGATCGTCACCACCAAGAGCGATGT ATGGTCGTATGGCGTGGTCCTGTGGGAAGTTGCAACTCTTG GGGGCTCACCCTATGCTCAGTTTAGCCACAAACAGTTTTTGGAGAGTTTGAAGAGAGGTTACAGACTGGAGAAACCTGACATGTGCACAGAACGTGT GTACGCCTTGATGACAGACTGTTGGAACCAGGATCCAGATGAACGGCCTAGCTTTCAGAGGCTTTATAAAAGACTTGACGCTATGTTGGAGGAACAAGGGGACTACTTTGACTTTGGCAAAAAGGACGAATCTAAATATTATTATACGACACAGGAGTCAAAGACAGCAGAAGTTGACGAACTGGACAACCCTGATGTT GGGTCAAACGCACCAGAAGCTGATGAACCAGCCAAACTCCAAGTTGAAAATCCACTGAGTGTGTCCAATGCAAGTTTTATCATATGA
- the LOC138024226 gene encoding uncharacterized protein: MEESNCGEVAETDTSEAPSEVSSIISGRQAQLYVKTKEGKAKGVPSNCFLPDEESFSAWKGAIRRSVAEVESVAVSDVIVDKIYVVNKSSRSLSLTGLVGDDGVLAASLEYPLRQKNGKRSTAIIKLACDWHRRGYATPTRSSSHLQNTDDYTFNIYVTAGVKPPSTAEGPVYAIHDVSSLVNLNAIKKLIQQQIPDVCIKVGLFWLPKKGKQCHTLCTDVDLNTAKDEYSQGGTVKNLRLAVATISSGGNSSAAVRRAIMPHDERAKRRKTFPPAYSDSGASDDEAAYQKFLKGKGLLQMSVEDVGQALITLKLGRYVQSFQDQQIDGAVLAHLNNEGLQQLGINEQLHRSILLGFVSKKSIGLDTS; the protein is encoded by the exons ATGGAGGAAAGTAACTGTGGTGAGGTAGCCGAGACGGATACTAGTGAGGCTCCAAGCGAGGTGTCTTCCATAATAAGCGGGAGGCAGGCCCAGCTTTACGTAAAAACGAAGGAGGGTAAAGCAAAAGGCGTTCCATCGAACTGTTTTTTGCCAGATGAAGAATCCTTTAGCGCGTGGAAAGGGGCAATTCGACGTTCGGTAGCTGAAGTGGAATCTGTTGCTGTTAGCGATGTCATTGTTGACAAAATATATGTTGTGAACAAAAGCTCGCGATCTCTGTCGTTAACAGGCCTGGTGGGGGATGATGGGGTTTTAGCAGCATCGCTGGAGTACCCTTTACGCCAGAAGAACGGAAAAAGAAGTACTGCCATTATTAAGTTAGCCTGCGACTGGCACAGAAGGG GATATGCAACTCCCACCCGATCATCTTCCCACCTGCAAAATACTGATGATTATACCTTTAATATCTATGTAACTGCGGGAGTAAAACCTCCTTCGACAGCAGAAGGACCAGTGTACGCTATACATGATGTTTCTTCTCTGGTTAATCTTAATGCCATCAAGAAGTTGATCCAGCAACAAATCCCAGATGTCTGCATTAAAGTGGGTCTTTTTTGGCTTCCCAAGAAAGGAAAGCAGTGCCACACCTTGTGCACCGATGTTGATTTAAACACAGCTAAAGATGAATACAGCCAAGGGGGAACTGTTAAGAATCTAAGGCTGGCTGTGGCAACGATTTCCA GTGGTGGAAACTCATCAGCAGCAGTAAGGAGAGCCATCATGCCTCATGATGAAAGAGccaaaagaaggaaaacattccCTCCAGCATACAGTGACAGTGGTGCAAGTGATGATGAAGCTGCTTATCAAAAGTTTCTGAAAGGCAAAG GTTTGTTACAAATGAGTGTTGAGGATGTTGGACAGGCATTGATAACATTGAAGTTGGGGAGATATGTTCAGTCCTTTCAAGACCAGCAAATTGACGGTGCTGTGCTAGCACATTTGAACAATGAAGGCCTTCAGCAACTGGGAATTAATGAGCAGTTGCATCGTTCCATTTTACTTggatttgtttcaaaaaagagcATTGGCCTAGACACCAgttaa